In one bacterium genomic region, the following are encoded:
- a CDS encoding carboxypeptidase-like regulatory domain-containing protein, with product MKNLSITTGSIILALTLATISCTTISPAPDQAAGSGIRGVILSKETGKPVAGAHVYAYSDPAKNLIGVADHVSKGSAPDGSYTLEMPPGEYYFVSRQRASGSNYGPIVTGDLYDHRYEQDPVRLHKGQVIEMNFDLLRLSEPMFFQVFTEPERTTDTGITGRILDDTGEPVQGAFATAYRDENMKRLPDYASTLSGDNGNYKLYLPEGGKWYVGARSHARGVPRPGELIGRYEGSADHSLQVPAQGFVDGVEITLKPFISEPPAGYVPY from the coding sequence GTGAAAAACTTATCTATTACCACAGGATCGATCATCCTGGCGCTGACGCTGGCCACGATATCCTGTACCACGATAAGCCCGGCACCGGATCAGGCAGCGGGCAGCGGGATCAGGGGGGTTATTCTCTCGAAGGAGACCGGCAAGCCCGTCGCCGGAGCCCATGTGTATGCCTATAGTGATCCTGCCAAGAACCTCATCGGGGTGGCTGACCATGTAAGCAAAGGGTCGGCTCCGGACGGGTCATACACATTGGAGATGCCCCCCGGAGAGTACTATTTCGTTTCCCGGCAAAGGGCTTCGGGGTCCAACTACGGCCCCATCGTCACCGGCGACCTGTACGACCACCGGTACGAACAGGATCCTGTGCGTTTACATAAAGGGCAGGTCATCGAAATGAATTTTGACCTGCTCCGGCTCAGTGAGCCCATGTTCTTCCAGGTGTTCACAGAGCCTGAGCGCACAACAGACACCGGGATCACAGGCCGGATCCTCGACGATACCGGGGAGCCGGTTCAGGGGGCCTTCGCCACCGCCTACCGCGACGAAAACATGAAACGTCTGCCCGACTATGCCTCAACCCTGAGCGGGGATAATGGAAACTACAAGCTTTACCTGCCGGAAGGTGGAAAGTGGTATGTCGGAGCGAGGTCCCACGCCCGTGGAGTCCCCAGGCCCGGTGAGCTTATCGGGCGTTACGAGGGGTCTGCCGATCACTCCCTGCAAGTCCCCGCCCAGGGGTTTGTGGATGGTGTCGAGATAACACTTAAGCCGTTCATATCCGAGCCTCCTGCAGGTTACGTTCCGTATTGA